The Fluviispira sanaruensis sequence ATTTAGCATTTCCCCTCATGTTAAATAATTTATCTACAAACCTCATGTTATTTTTTGATCGACTCATCCTAGCGAATGATTCTACCCATGCCATGAATGCTGCAATCACAATTGGAATTTCATGCAATATTTTTCATTTTGCAATGACATCTATTGCGGCTAGTGCAGAGGTCTTCGTAGGAAGAGCAAATGGTTGTCATAATTTAAAAAAAATAGGAGAACCCATCTGGCAGATGATATGGTTTTCATGCATGACATTTATTATTTTTATTCCTCTTGCAATATACGGGCAAAATATTTTTATTCCTGAACAATATAAAGAAAATGGAACCATGTTTTATAAGTTGTATATGTTTTGTGGTCCAATCTTCCCTTTTGTTATGGCACTCTCTGCATTTTTTATAGGTCGTGGCAAGACAAAAATAATTATATGCACAAATTTGATTGGAAATATATTTAACTTAATTTTAGCATATATTTTTATTTTAAAATTTAAAATGGGTCCTACGGGTGCAGCTCTTTCGACAATTATGGCGCAAATATTGCAAGGAGTCATTTTATTTAGTCTATTTCTTAAACGAGAAAATAGAAATACTTTCGGCTCTTCAAAAATCAGCTTTAATATTAAACTTTTTTTGGAAAATTTAAATATAGGGCTTCCAATGGCGATCGCTTATATAGTGGAATTAGGTGGATGGGCTTTGATTATACGTATTCTATCTGCATCAGGTCAAAAATATTTAACAGCATTTGCTATCGGTCAGAGTCTTTTTATACTTTTTACTTTTATATCAGAAGGATTACAAAAAGCTATTATTGTCTTAGCATCTAATTATATTGGTGAAAATAACTGGTTTAAATTTAAAAAATTATTTCTTGAGAGCATAAAAGTGCAAATATTTATTGCTTTAATTCTCTTAATACCTTTTATATTTTGTGCAGATTTGATAATAAAATCTTTTATCCATAGCTCAGAAATAAATATCAATAATATTAATTATACAGCACAAAATGCTCTGAATTGGTTTTGGCTTTTCTTTGTCTGCGATGGAATCAAATGGATCATTGCGAGCTTATTGATATCACTTAAAAAAACTACTTATGTTATGTTGACTAATTTATTGACAATTTGGTTTATAGCAGTTCTCCCTATTTACTTTTATGTTGAATATTATGGTGGAACTGAGAGTTTTATATGGCTTTTTATAGTCTTATACAGTATTGTCAACGCCTTTATTCTCTATCTTTTTTATAAAAGCGAAATGAGGCAAAATCGCTTGAATTCTTTTGCTTATAGCCTTGATTCGAAAATCTAAATCAGAAATTAAAATTTCGTCAGTTATCTTAGAAAGTTTATCAATATAATTAAAATTATTATTTAATAAAATATTCTGATAATGTACCTCTAATCCATGCATGATAATCTCAGATAATTCAGGAATAAAAAGATGATAATTGAGTTTACGGCATGGCAGATGAGTAAAAATGCTTTTCTTTTCATGTGTCAAAATAATAGGTCTATAAGTTATATCAAAATTGTTTGTTTTTTGTATGCAAAAGTAACTTACCTCAATATCATTCATACTATTTATTTGAATGGAGTGAGTTCCGCATTTAACATTCCCATTTCCATTTGGTTTTGCTCCAGGAAGACGATGATAGGTCATTATCTCCTTATTAATAATAACGATTTCAAGGCCGTTATATTTTAGAAAATTTTGATGTCTAAATTGAGTCAATATGTACCGTTCTTCTTTATGCGGAAAAGAGTTTATCCAATAATACAATTTAGGTTCCATTTTGTAGAGTTTTTCAAAAATATAAAAATAATTTTTATGATCAATGCTTTTAATTTTAAAATTAATGAGTGCCATTTCTTTTCCTAAGTTAAAAAATGAAAATATTAAAAAATCTTTCTAAATTTTTAATAACTCAGGAATAAATGTGGCTTTGATTGAAAACATCAAGGGCAAAGAATCTTGTTTGTCTTTTAATACATATTGATCCGGTCCATATTCAACTAAATTTGGAAAGCAATTAAAACTGGAATAGGGAAATTCATTTAAATACTCAATTAAAAGACCAGCTTGTCTAAGCGAACAAATAATTTCACTCATGGAGTGCGGCCATTCATAGGCCGAATGAATAAATTTCTCATTCGTATCTGCATAACTTCCACTTTCAACTGAACAGATAGAATTACCTTTATAAAAATAAGGTTCAGAAAACTCAGTCCATTCACTATTTAACATATTTATAAATGGGTGAAATTCTATTATGTAAAAAGTGCCTCCTGGCTTTAAAAAATGTGCTATTGTTTTTCCCCAAGTATTTAAATTATGCAGCCATGTAAGAACTCCATAGGAAGTATAAACAATATCAAATTTTTGCTCTAATAACATAGGAAGCTCAAAAATATCAGAACAGATAAAGTGTGCTGGGATATTTAATTGGTCACTTAATTCTTTTGCAAGTTTTATTCCCTCATCTGAAAAATCGACTCCAGTTACTTTAGCGCCTTTATTAGCCCATGATAATGTGTCAAGACCAAAATGACACTGCAAATGGAGTAATGTTTTGCCATGTACAGATCCCATTTCTTTTATTTCTATATTTTTAAGAGAATTTTTGTTTGATTTAAATCCTTCAAGATCATAGAAAGTTGACTTAGCATTAATTTTTGTCCAACTATTCCATAAAGAACGATTATTTTTAAGTAGCTCATCTTTTGTTAAAAAATTTGTAGTCATTCCAGGTCCTCTTTTAAGATATTATCAATTTGTTTATTCTTAATTTCTAAAGATTGTTGCCAAAAATTAATTTTTTCTTGTAGCCAAAATCCATCTTCTCTGTGCCGCTGAACAGCATTTAATCTTTGTTTATTAACAGAAAACTGGGATGATCCTCCACCGAAATCAAAGTCATCAATTCGGCAGTTTTCTGGAAGAAGTTTCGAAATTGCTTCTAAAGGATTTTGCTTTGAATCGAGTGCT is a genomic window containing:
- a CDS encoding class I SAM-dependent methyltransferase; this translates as MTTNFLTKDELLKNNRSLWNSWTKINAKSTFYDLEGFKSNKNSLKNIEIKEMGSVHGKTLLHLQCHFGLDTLSWANKGAKVTGVDFSDEGIKLAKELSDQLNIPAHFICSDIFELPMLLEQKFDIVYTSYGVLTWLHNLNTWGKTIAHFLKPGGTFYIIEFHPFINMLNSEWTEFSEPYFYKGNSICSVESGSYADTNEKFIHSAYEWPHSMSEIICSLRQAGLLIEYLNEFPYSSFNCFPNLVEYGPDQYVLKDKQDSLPLMFSIKATFIPELLKI
- a CDS encoding MATE family efflux transporter — encoded protein: MKLIKMDGLIQLIYLAFPLMLNNLSTNLMLFFDRLILANDSTHAMNAAITIGISCNIFHFAMTSIAASAEVFVGRANGCHNLKKIGEPIWQMIWFSCMTFIIFIPLAIYGQNIFIPEQYKENGTMFYKLYMFCGPIFPFVMALSAFFIGRGKTKIIICTNLIGNIFNLILAYIFILKFKMGPTGAALSTIMAQILQGVILFSLFLKRENRNTFGSSKISFNIKLFLENLNIGLPMAIAYIVELGGWALIIRILSASGQKYLTAFAIGQSLFILFTFISEGLQKAIIVLASNYIGENNWFKFKKLFLESIKVQIFIALILLIPFIFCADLIIKSFIHSSEININNINYTAQNALNWFWLFFVCDGIKWIIASLLISLKKTTYVMLTNLLTIWFIAVLPIYFYVEYYGGTESFIWLFIVLYSIVNAFILYLFYKSEMRQNRLNSFAYSLDSKI